From the Equus asinus isolate D_3611 breed Donkey chromosome 9, EquAss-T2T_v2, whole genome shotgun sequence genome, the window AGGGAGGGGAGACCTTTCTCGAGAAGACGTCTGTCCAGCTCCAAGTCACATTTCTGCTTCAAGACACCTCACTGGATGGGATTTTAAACCCCAGCTTCCCTGACACTGGCTCGCTTCCTGATTAATTTGGCTAAAGAGCCGGGTAGTGGAGAgccagccaggccccaggcctGCCAGAGCTAAAGCAGCCCAGTCGCTGCTTCCCAGGCTCTTTGTCACTTTTGAAAAACACGTTTCCATCAAGAAGACTTATTAAGATAAAATGCATTCAAACACCGAGGAGGCTATTCAATAAATCTTCCATTTGTTTTAAGGTTCACACTTTATCCTCTTGCAAAGAATAACTCCCTCTCCCACTAGCAGACCTGCATTTGCACTGAAAGTAAAAGGGGGGCAGTCCAAGTCCACGGCTCTGGCCACCCTGCATACAAATGAGATGCTCTTGTCTAAATAAATTATCTGCTGTTCCAATCGATATTAATACTACATTTGCTACATTACAATATTGTGCAAATTTAAGAGTCATtttaatacaatgtaaatacgATTCTTCACGcatgaaagccaagaaatattGATAGATTACACCACTGCTTACTGCTCAAGAAGGCCTTGGGAAAGGGGTTTTGCCATCTCTGCTCAAGAATGGTTTTAATTTGGCCTTTGGAGGTCCGGGCTCTAGGATAGATTTATTAGGATGGTTTATTTGTTCTCtgaatggagaaattaaaaacaatagtgCCAATAATGGTGGTAAAACTGCAGCTAACCCAACTCACAGTGGGCAAGGCCCGGGACCCAGTCTGAGCAGCTCTGCTCCCCACCAGCCTCCTTTCTGGCTTTGTTTATATTTCCCCCCATTACCTGCTGTCCCGGGTGTTTATATGTTTCCCTCTTGCAGGTTACAATAATAAAAGGCGGGCAGTGTTCTCAGAGGCTCAGACCAGAGCCTTCAAAGGCAACGTTAATGCACTTTCCTGGAAGTTAATTTGAACCATCTATCATAAGAGAAATTGTTAACATGCATGTTACCACCGCCTAcatttaatttgatatttttaaggcACTCTGTTAAATTTCCAATGTTCGTGTGTTTTGCATGGCTATGAGATTTATCTCCGGGGCGGGAATCCTCCCGTACTTGCGGGCTCTACagtattgcttttgttttttatctttcttgtttAGATCGAATCCGTTTTTTACGACCCTCAATAACCTCAGCAACTGCAAACATGAATGGTTTCCGATAAGGGAAAATCAGGCAGCAATAAAGCGGgattatttatgatttatttgcGAGTATTCTTCTCTTTccacctctgtgtgtgtctctctgtgtcggGAAACTCATCCAGGGAGCGTGCcacacagaggagaaagccaCATTCCCAcgttctcttccttccctctcctcccacggAGACGCTAAGCTCTGGCACACACGCGCcgcgcacacacagacacaccgcACACGCGAGCACCCAGCCGCCTCCACGGCACCGCCTCCCCCCGCACCAGAcacgcgcccgccgccgccgcggccccgCGCTGGGGGCCAGGTCGCTCGGCCGGCCGCCTGCCGCCCGCATCCCCGCCGCCCCGGCTCCCGCACGGCCGCGCTCCCAAGATGGCAGCGGCGCCGCCGGCCGCGTCCCGGCGCGGGGACCGGCCAGGCCCGAGGGCcggcggggcggcggcgcggcggggcgcgggAGGCCGGCCCACGCGGGCGGAGTGGGGCCTGCGGGCGCTCCCGCCCCGGCCTGCCCTCCTGGCGACCGCAGCCTCACCTGACGTGAACAACACGATGGCTTTGAGGCAGCTGTACTCGGCCGAGTCGACGTGCAGCGCCTTGAgcttctccacctgctcctggAAGATGCGGATGTGGTCCATGAAGGCCACGACGCGGTCGGCGGACATGGGCGAGGCGTGCAGGCCTGCGGCGGCCAGCAGCGGCGCCACGTGCAGCGGCATGGAGCACTGGGCCGCGTTGAGCACGAACAGCTCGCTCCAGGTGAGGCGTAGCAGGGACACCTGGTCGGTGATCTGCAGATCCGGGAAGAAGGGGATGTTGCGGGCCCACTCGACGGCGCTGAAGAGCAGGCGCGCGGCCAGCTCGCAGATGTTCTCGATGCCCATGATGTTGTTGGGCTGCATGCATTGGCTGCCGTAGCGCGACGTGGGGTAGGGCTCCGCGCGCAGCAGCAGCGAGATGTAGCCGGACAGGTAGCAGTGGCCGTTGAGGGGGTCCCCGTTGGTGAGTGCGTACTGGCCTGGATTGGGTTGGGTTGGAGGCATTCTTCCTCGCTGAACCgctgacaaaaagaaagagagaaaagaggcaatGTGCATCCAGGGGGCTTGCGAACACCGCCGCGCCCGAAGAGAACACCGCCGCGCCCGAAGAGCACCCGACACAATGCGGAGGCTTTTCCCGCAGCCACCGCATCTTCTCTCGAGCTCGCTCTCACTCACAGCCCACCCTGGGAGGAAATCTGGGGTGAGGCCCTCCGGCTCCGCGGCTCCACATGCCCAGCCATCGCCTGCGCCCCTGGCCACCCTCGCCCTGCCAGAACTAGGCCTGACTTCAGGGCCCCCAGCCCGACATGGCCAAGAAAGTGCCACCCAACCCCTCCACCACCAGGGAGTAACACACAGATTAAGGAAATCCCACTCACCCCTCCAGAATGGAACAAATCAGGgttcaaaaaaccaaaacagaacaaaacaacaaCCAGGCGAAACCAGAGAAAGCTTGTGATTCTAGGTAAATGCCTAGCTGCCTCTTCATTTGCAAGCAAGCAGCGTTTTGCTCAAAATGTTTCCATATTCTCTAAAAATGCTATAGAACTATCCTTAAAATAGTTACAAGTTACATACCCTACTAACCACTTACAACTTTTGAATAGAAAACAAGTATCCTGcacccctcccctatccccaccTCCCCATCGCCCCACACAGAGTTCTCACtattaaaagaaacacaaaattgaaaaatttcaagaaaagagTTGAACTTACAGTAGCCAAACATTATTGAAAAAAGTGGGAAATATAATTAATGTCTGTCCTGCGCGGTGCCACTGCAACCTGCAGCCAGCTTTTGCCCAGTGAATGCACGAGCTTGCAACTGCAAAAACACTGGATTCATTAACCATCTGAATGCAAAACGTAAGCATGCTTTGAGTTCTTAAAGCCgaccaaagtttttttttttttaatgtgtatgttTTACTTCAACAGTGCCAGCGTTTTAAATTGCCATGTAAACAAAGACAACTTTAGGAAAAGTTAGGGCTACCGAACTCTCCCCCCAACAAATTAATCTAGATATGTGCATGTACACGTAGCTGTCTTATTTCAGGTTGTGCACTATTTTCTTAAGTTTCCTTAGATTCTAATTTTAATGCAAGCCCCAATGCAATTGAAGCTCTTGAAACATAATGGCTAGAATACTTTTTTCTAATTATGGTTTTGAACTTGGcagttatttttcaattaaatgaGAGCACaattcaaagttttttttttttttttccagatgccTACAAAATCTCCCTGGAGCTAGAAATGAAGTCGTCATATTTGCCTGCTCCCTGAGATCTGAaggaattcaatttcttttcttgtggcatataaaatataattttaaagtcaATTACAAGAAGGAGTAATCTGCATTCTGCAAAATTGACTGGTTCGCTAATTTGACTATAAGACATCCTTAATGATTGTCAGGAGATAAACTTTAACTGTAAGCAgctaaatatatttataagaaaaGTGCTGCATCTCTTGCTACATGAACATGAAGCATATCTAAATACAACATCAAAAGTTGTGTTAAAAGAAACCAAACCCATACAACACAGGGATTAAATGATGTGGAAGCTCATGCCAGCTGCAGTGTGTGCGTTATAGCCAAATCAGAAGGATCGGTAAATGCCGTTGTAAATTGTAATTTGTATGCAGTATTTAAGCAGAGGGTGGAgtttgatgaagaaataaaatgagtatcatgcttttaaaaaaatgacacaacTATGAAAGCACGGTTCAGTCACAAACTTTCCTTTCAAAGTAGAGGGGTGAAAACAAGGCCACAGCTCTGGAGGAGGCGGCCCCAGCTCGGTGAAGAGGCAGGGAACCAGTGAACAGTCCAGAAGCCCCCCTTCCCCCCTAATTAGACCTACAAGTGCAATAAATCTCGCTCCTTTTTTTCCAGGCTAAGCTTCCAAAAGGATGATGCAGCAATGAGTCTGTGGTTCAGGGTACTCCAGTCCCTGGCCCTCCCCCATTTTAAATAAAGAGTACgaagaagtgaaggagaaagtggaatgaaaaaacacagaaacagagtTTTTTCTGGGGGAAATAAGCACCCCTCCCCAAGTTCATGCCAGCACAGACCCAAGCATCCTGACGCACACGCGGAAAAGAGACACACACCGAGCACATccaagacagaggaaggaaggggatttTCAGCCACAGCTCGCGATCCCAGGGATACAATCCTGAGCAGGCAGCGGGCGGGGTGGAGGAGCCGGGGAGAGGAGCGCAGGCCGGGAGGGGGAGGCAACGGCAGCGAGCTGGGAGGGGGGGACGCCGGGGGAGGAAGGCAGCAGGGACAGGGGAAGCTGGGACGGGCCAGGACCGCAGGAGCCCCAGCCCCATACGCAGCCACCCccacaagagagaaagaaagagggccGGGGAGGCGGGCgaagctcagggagagaagcagagaagaaataTTCACCTTCCCGCCTCATGCCCACTTTGAGGCACTTCTTGAGGCGGCAGTATTGGCACTGGTTGCGGTGGTGCTGGTCGATGGGACAGTTCCTGTTGGCACGGCATGTGTAAGTTAAGTTCCTGCGGACGCTCCTCTTGAAGAAACTTTTGCAGCCCTCGCAGGTGAATTGGCCGTAGTGCTTGCCGCTCGACTTGTCCCCGCACACCACGCATTCGATGTGCTGCTGGCTCTGGCCCGAGCCGGGCGGGCCCTGGCCCTTGTCCCCTGCCGTGCCGGGGGTGGCGGGCGCTCCAGGCTGGCCCGGGGTCTGCGGCGTGTGCGGCGCGCCCGAGCCCGCCTGCTGCTGTTGctcgccggcgccgccgccgccgccgcgggccgcCTGCGCTGCGGGGTTGGGGCCGCCGGGGTTGCCCCCGGCCACGTCGTCCTGCGGATCTCGCCAGCTGCTAACTACCATTGCCATATCTTTGGGCCCGGGGAGCGCTGGGGGGAGCCGAGCTGCTCGCCGAGGGCCGCGGGGCGCGCGGGCGcgctgggaggggaaggggaaggggaaggggggagggggagggggcggggggcccGCCGGGCGCCCCGGGGTCGCGGGAGCCGAGCCCGAGCCGGGCACCGGCCGctgcctccgccgccgccgccgccgccgccgctacTGCCTCGGCCGCCCCGCTGCTGCTGCGCGCCCGCCCGCCCTGCTGGCGTTTTGTTGTGGTTcctgctgttttctttctctctttttgcagCCCCCCCAGGCTCTCAGGCTCCCCCCCCAACACCCCTGCTCCCCTCGCCCGCTCCCCCCGCGCTCGGATCCTGGGGGGGCCACGCTCTCCTtccccccccctccccaccccccccagcgAGCAAGCTCCCTTCTCtcgcttttttcttcttccccaagtTGCAAAATCAGAAATGGCACAGGCGACAGCCGGGAGCGGCGCGGGGCGcagcgccgggggcggcgggcaTGGGCCACGGCGCGCGCACACACTCGCCCTCCGCCTCGCCCGCACCcccgcgcacacacacactcgcacacacactCGCTCACCCGCGCcgggcgcccgcccgcccgcccgccgctcGGGCTACGCGCTGCGCGCCGGTTGAGCCGACATAgaggaagccggcgagggcggcggcggcggaggaggTCGCGGCTGCAGGCGCCGCTGGAGCTGCCGCCTCAGCTGCAGCGGCGAGCGCCGCTGGAGGAGCTGGGGCCCGGGCCGGAGTCCGAGCAGGAGTCGGGGCCGCAGCCGGAGCGCAAGCCCGGGTCCGggccgccggcgccgccgccgctgtCCCGGCGGGAGCCCTCGCTGGGCTCGGGATTGAGGCGAGCGCGGTGAGCCGAGCAGGGCGCGGGGCGAGGCTGCCGGCGGCGATCAAGGCGCGCTCGTGTCTGGGGGCCAGGTCCAGGGCCGGACGCAGCCAGCCATTCAGGAAGGCAGCGCTGGAGAGCGGGAGGCAGCCGGAGAGGAGGATCACACACTTTGCTCTTTTTGTTGTGCCGGTGGCGCCGGGCTCTCGCCGCCTTCTTCTTTCGGGAGGTGAAGGAGGGGGAGAAAAATACGAGATAATTCACGCCGGCGACGAATTCacagcaaaatagaaaaaataaaaatcagaagaaaaagaattgcaaaaaaaaaaaaaaagcgagagAGACATCCAAAGTAGGTCGAATAAataatcctcttcttttcctctttcttgctccttcttctgcttcttctgctATAACACACAGAGCTAGTTAAAAAAACCCTGGAGATGGcccaaaaatgttctttttttagtattttaaataagTGCTCTTCAGCCGGGAACCAACaccctccctccaaaaaaaatcatatatgtataaaataacgATAAGAAGAATACGAAGGGGtgcctcctcctttttttttttttttttttaagtttagccCTCTCTCTTCTGCCGGAATGGAGTAAAAGAgacaaggaggagggagaaaaaggagagaaagaagaagaagacggGGGAAACAACTAATAGAATAtgtaagaaaagagaagggagagaggagagaggggaagagaagagagagagagattgagagagagagagagaaaggcggaggaggagagagaaagagagagagagagtaagagagagagagagagaagagagagagagagaccccaaAATTGAATGCGTTTAAACGGGAGGACTCGCAGAGCAATGTTTCCGAAAAGGGGATCTGCGCGAATGTCTGTATATAGTGAACTTTGACACTACTATTGAAACTGACACGTTTCTATGGAGATCGCTGCCTTATATGGAGCTCGTGTCAAGGAGCCAAGAGAAGGGCTGCTGGCAACTGATAATCAAAGGCGACTGACTGGTCAGAGCCCTGAATCGGGGGGAGAGAAAACGGGAGGCTAAGGTTAGCCAAGCCTCCCGCACGCCATTGGTTGGagagcccctccccctcctctttttctttctttcttttttcccctccctcttaGCTACCTACTGACGGGCAAGgcgaggggaggaggagagaaagtgaGGGAGGGGGGTGTGCTTCTGACAAGCGCAATTTACATTGAGATCGCCCTGCGCTGCTATTTACTCTGAGACCTGATTAGTATGGGTCGTCtatggtcacacacacacacacacacacacacacacacacacgaacacgaACACCAGAGGGGGAAGGGATGGCGAGGGGGAGAACGCTTTGCAGTGGGTAAAAAAGAGAATTAGAAGGAAATGATTTTGATCTCttctgaaaagtttttaaaattagattttatgaGCATGAAGAGAGTGTCATTGAAGATGTtaggaaaaattttaatgagaattaAACTCTCACCATTTTAATGATTCGTGAAATATGCTGGGtttgaattgttttcttctttcacatATAAGCGCAATCCAAGTGTGGATTCTGCTCATTTTATATCCTTTTAAGAAACAGGGTAAGGACTTCCTGTTTTTTGGTCCAAAGTATATCTTGGTTTTAAAGGTTTAATTATGACTCCTGGAATTTGCAGCTATTGCCAGAAAATCAATCTGAATAAACGGTTCCTATTCATcctaaagatgattttaaaaataaactttccagTCAatcctatttttccttcttctttctttctttttccccccttGGTATCAGGCTGTTCCGAACTCCAAATTACGcttcaataattattaataaaacagTAGTAAGTCAGGGGAGGGGTGTTAGAGCAGCCAAGTCAGAGtcctaggaaaagagaaaaggggcGAGCCCACGAGAAGGGAAGAAGATGGGAGATGGGAGAGGTGCGGGAGAagagtggggaggagaaagagacgcaggagggagagagggggagggagggagagagagagagagagggaggggtagggagagagggagagactgagggagagagaaggagagagaagaagaagggggggaggagggggggagagagagagagagagagagagagagaaaccccGATTCCCGAAGGCGATTGGTcgcgggaggaggggcgggccGGAGGAGCGAGTCCCGCCGCGGGGCCTGCAGGAATCGCTGGCTCCGGCTGCCACCTAGCGGACGGGAGCCGCGCCTGGGAGGCGCACAGCCgggtccctcctcccctccctgcaggcAGCCTGTGCCTTTTCTCCAAACGGAGACAGCACTTTGAAAATTCTttcaatggatttttttccttgaaagatCGTACTGGGGGAAAATGATACTTCTATTAGTTACATATTCTCCAATCGCACACTCGCACCCCCCTCGTTTTGAGATCGCTCCCCTAGGCAGGCTCAGGCTGGCGCGGAGCGGCGCGGAGTGACAAAGCCGCCACCGTCGCCGCCGGGAGTGGGAGCcacgctcgcccgcccgcccctcGACTCGGGAGAGCGTAAAAGTTTGTCTCAGCTCCAGCATCCCCAGCCTCAACATGCCCTCAGGTAAAGGTGGGAGTAAATGGCCACGCTGTATTGACAGAGGtagggtttgttttttaatactaCTCCTTCTCACTTTAAATTTCACCAGGGAGGGGTTTGGGAAGCGCTGCGTGTTTGGGGTGCGTTTTGCGCTTCCCGGTCTCTCCAGCCTGCAAGTCGGGAGTCGGCGACCGCTTAGTGACGAGCGACGATTTTAAAGAGAATAAAGGCTTTTCCGTGCCTGCCCCACAGCCCCTCCAGCTCGAATAATGGAGAGGCAGTCAATGCACTCTGCAAGCGGCGGCCCATTGTACGCAGCTGATGGAGAGGAAGCGACTGGGGCCGGCAGGGGCTCCTTGCTCTCACCCCTCTCCCCAAATAAACGCGCTCACCTCTCCTGGTCAGTTAAAAGGTGAAACGAACATGattaaaagaccaaaaaaaaaaaaaaaaggaaaagaacaagaacaagctTTCTATATACAAATTCTAAATTTTACTCCCAATACGGTACGGAGGCAGGCAGTCGAGGGCAGAGGaagcaggcagagagagggagacagggagaaggaaagagaacgtGGAAAGAGACGGAGCGAGTGGAAGAGGAGGCGAGAGCGAGCGCCAGGGAACCGGAGGCCCGCTGGACGCCCGGTCCGCGGGCCCAGCCACCCTCGGACCCTGGACCGTGAGTCATGGGCACCAGAAGCGAGATTCGGCCGAGTCCTGCCCCACCAGGCAAGTAATGCAATGATTATCATTTCTTTTGAACTCGGAGTTGGCAACGCGGACAGGCCGGGAGGCAGCCCTGGCTCTCATGGCCCCTGCAGGTCGGGGCCAGAGTCCTGGGAGCCAGGGCCGGACGAGGAGAACTTTCTGCAGGGCCCGCTCCGGAGCTGCTCTCACCCGGCCTCTATCCCGCCGTGGCGCGGAGGCAGGGATCGCGGCCGCCGCGCCGCCCTGGAGCTGAGAATCGTGCCAGCCGAGCATCAGTCCAAATTCAAAACaggtctcccccacccccaccctctacCCCCtacctccccgccccccgcccccggcggGAAACTGCTGCGGGCCTCCAGCGCGGGGGCGGAGGACCCGGGAGGCGGATCGGCAGGCTTAGCACCCGCCCTGCCACCCCGCCGGTGCCGAGCCCGAGCCGCGGGGGAGCCGGCGGAGGAGTCGggccgggctggccctgtggcccgcGCCTTGCCTGCCTGCAGCCAGGGCCTGGCGACCTCGGCTCCTGCCGCCCACCTGCGGGCGCCGCTTGTAACGGGATCCCCTAACGCAACGCGACTGATGGCTGCTTGTTTGATGTGGGCGATAGTGTCAGCGGATTAAAAGGGACACCCAGCGACTCTCCAGCGGAGaacccgcggcggcggcggcggcgagagAGCACCACATCCGCGGCCCCGCAGCCCAGCCAGACTCCTCGCGCCGCGGCGACAGGGcttggggcggggagggggtcaCCTCCTGGGGGTGGGGACCGAGGGGGTGGTTGTGAAAGGAACAGCCTCAATTAAAACCAACTGGAGCGCTTTCCTCGGCGCTGGGCAGGGGCGCGCGTTTGCGTCAGAGGGCGCGCAGGgcgggcgcggggggcggggggagccgcgcccggggccgcgccccggggctGGGTGGGCGCTGGAATGAGCCAGCCAAGCTTGGTTGGCCTCAACTGTGCCTCGCAGGCTAGGGtcaaggcagggagggaggacgAGCTGAGACTCCCCGGGAGCGGTGGCGCCCACTCACCTTCGCTGTGGGCTCTTCCTGCGAGCCCCCAACCTGAGCTTCCAGACTTGAGAGGCCCCTGGGATCCGCAGTGACcccggggtttggggagaagcgGGGCCCTCGAGGCCTCAGGCCAAGCTGCCCGCTCTCccggaagaaagagagggagagagacgtgCAGCCCCCGGCCCTagtcctggggggggggggggtgctgttggtggtggtggagaagggggaaaaatcgCGCTCCTGCAGGGCAAATGCGCCAACTTTCTGTCGCGAGAGGGGGCAGGAAAAAACCCAGGCTTTTCGAGGAGAGGCGCTGTCCCCCTCTGGGACTCGTCCAGCCCAAGCAGCGATCAGGGCTCAATTTCTCTTCCAAGGACCCTCTGTTCCCCGACTGCGTTTGCACACCCGCAGAGCGCCTCCACTTGCACTCACAGCTCCACCTCCAGCAAAATGGCTGCCGTAGAGGGACTCAGGGGTCAGCTAAGGTCCTGGGGAGCTCTGGCTTTCTCTCGACAAGGCTGTCGTCTGTTGCTGGTTCAACTTGGCACACTGGTCCTGGGGCCTGATGCACCCCACACTCAACCAGGAGATAACAATATCTGTTATTGTTGTTGGATAGGGCATCTAATAGAAAAGTGATCATATTTTGCGAGAGCACGTAGGTCCTCAAACAGTGAAATTCCACACACGTGTCCAGGCACACTCAACTGCAGAAGCAGAAAATGTAGTTGCAATTTCCACCCTTCTTTCACTATTCTCTtttccagatctctctccctcccttctcccccaagCCTTTCATCCCTGGGACCTTCTCAGCCTGTGGACGTGGTTCTTGGACCTAGACCCGCTGTGGCTCTTGCCTCCGCACGCTACTTGAGACGGCCAGCCCAGCAGCCATACATACTTGGCCCTCTCCAAGGTCTCTCTCCTGGTGAGGCCGATTTAGGGACGGGCAAAGCCTCGCCAGGGCCTGGTCTCCCTTCTCCAGtctttctctgccctcctggtCCCCATAGGCCCGTTTACTGCAGACACAGTCTCCAGTGTGGGTTCCCCCGAGACACGATGAGAAGGTACTCCTCCGCTTGGGGAACAGGAATCAGGCTGCAAGCTTACAATGCCCCTTGCGGATTGCTAGTATCATGGCTCAGCcttaatcactttttaaaagaccTTCCACACAACACTTGATCTCTCCTAGCCGGACAGCCAGTAAACAGTTGCAACCTGGTagaaggagggaagcagagatCTGTGGCTGCGCAGACCGTATTGACTTGCATTCCAGGCCCCAGAGTCCAGATCTAAGCAGGCTTTCTAGCTGATTAACACCCCCCTCCCTAGTACCTTTCTTTCCACGAAGGCTGAATCATTCTTCACTAATCCTGTGACCTCTTTGATATTGGTATTTCGCTCTCCCAAAACTCAGCAGATCATTCATTTTGACTTTTTGGTAAATCACACTGAACAAAGGTGGCCTTGTAAAACGTTTTCTAAATCTAGTTCAAGAGCTGCAAGACCCTACAAATGACCAGACATGTGTAGGAAGTTCTCTCTCATACCTCTTCCCTACCCCTCAAATCGTTAAAAATGGTATTATTCTGTTTAAAGAGACCACAGAACAGAAATAACCCTGTTTTATCAAGCCCATCTGGAGAGATGAACATGCCTGCAATCTTTGGGAGAAAGGTCAGTTCCTCTGATCTTACTGCAGACCTTTCCCAAAGAGCTTATTTTAAAGGTGCCGAATCAATTAGTCTCCCTTGGCATGAGATTAAGGCTGGGAAAAACGCAGTTGAAGATGTATTTAAAATGGTCTTGCAtagatattttgaagaaaaaagtagAGAGAGGCATAAGAATGCCTGCCTAATGTTTTGTGATTAttaataagcaaaaacaaaaacaaacaaacaaacaaacaaaagctctgGACTATGTCAGGAACCCACCCTCTCGAAAGACTGAACTCAGTCTGTATTGTGGCTGCCCAGGTGTAAAAAGTTCTGCCTTTGTCAACAGGAAAGTGTGGACAGGACAAGTTGGGAGTCTGGCTCCTGCTGGACTGCCTGCTCATAGCCTGCCCAGGTAGTTGAACCTCGGATCCAGCAGGCTCACATACTCATTATCATTCTGGGAGCCTGGGCATTTCTTCTTTGTCACCTTTGGGTCGAAACGCCCAGAGATAAGTGCTTTACCTCAGAAAGTGGTTTAGTTTTCTTTCACACATTGGCCATTTAATGCATGTGTTTTGGAAAAGAGAGATAAGGGAAgcccttcctctttttgcttgggccCCCCAGTTAGAGGGCCCAAGAGTAGCCAAGAGAGGATGGCAGGAGAGCAAGTGCTGACCTTTGGATGCAAATCCAGCCTTTTATAGGAGGAAAAGTGGCAATCATCCCTAGCAGACTGTGAAGCCAGGgccaaatattttactttttgtgaAAATCAAGCCTTAGCTATCTAACTGCATttatgcaaaaagaaagaaagaactggaGAATTTTATGTTACAAaacctatttcttcattttaaatgccTGACTTGAGTGAAGAATACTGCATGGCTCTTCTTCCTGGGGAAAATGGGTTGGGTTTGGATGAAAAGTTGAAGTTTTGAAATGAGTTTGAAGCTTGTTAAAGTACCCTGACAATACAATCAACTACACTATGTAATCATTTCCCTTAATAGTTACCTGTCAGAGCACCTATTTCTTTTACTACAGGATCAGCCCATCAGAAGTAGATCTGAGTTGGACATTCCCTGGTTAAAGACGGTTCGAATATGTTTAAGTCTTTTATGTCACTATCTTCACTGCCTATAAAATAAACTAGTGGAAAAGTATTGGCTCACAAAGCCAGCCGATCTGTTGGTAACTACCGTCATGTTACAATCGCCATTTACCTATCAGAAGGTTAATCTAAATAATAAAGCAAACTAACCTAACTAAACCAGTTTAGTTCCTTCTAAACTGTCAGTGGAAAGATATGTTTATTACAGTGTCCTCCATCAGTGAGGAGCGAGAGGGTTTAGGTaaagtttaaatgaaaaagaatgagcagAGTACATCACTGATGCAAACCACATGGAGCAGTAAATAATTATGACCTCtgttatgctatgtatatttta encodes:
- the NR2F1 gene encoding COUP transcription factor 1 isoform X1; translated protein: MAMVVSSWRDPQDDVAGGNPGGPNPAAQAARGGGGGAGEQQQQAGSGAPHTPQTPGQPGAPATPGTAGDKGQGPPGSGQSQQHIECVVCGDKSSGKHYGQFTCEGCKSFFKRSVRRNLTYTCRANRNCPIDQHHRNQCQYCRLKKCLKVGMRREAVQRGRMPPTQPNPGQYALTNGDPLNGHCYLSGYISLLLRAEPYPTSRYGSQCMQPNNIMGIENICELAARLLFSAVEWARNIPFFPDLQITDQVSLLRLTWSELFVLNAAQCSMPLHVAPLLAAAGLHASPMSADRVVAFMDHIRIFQEQVEKLKALHVDSAEYSCLKAIVLFTSDACGLSDAAHIESLQEKSQCALEEYVRSQYPNQPSRFGKLLLRLPSLRTVSSSVIEQLFFVRLVGKTPIETLIRDMLLSGSSFNWPYMSIQCS
- the NR2F1 gene encoding COUP transcription factor 1 isoform X2, with protein sequence MFGYSVQRGRMPPTQPNPGQYALTNGDPLNGHCYLSGYISLLLRAEPYPTSRYGSQCMQPNNIMGIENICELAARLLFSAVEWARNIPFFPDLQITDQVSLLRLTWSELFVLNAAQCSMPLHVAPLLAAAGLHASPMSADRVVAFMDHIRIFQEQVEKLKALHVDSAEYSCLKAIVLFTSDACGLSDAAHIESLQEKSQCALEEYVRSQYPNQPSRFGKLLLRLPSLRTVSSSVIEQLFFVRLVGKTPIETLIRDMLLSGSSFNWPYMSIQCS